The Gloeobacter morelensis MG652769 genome contains the following window.
GTGTTTGTAGGCGGCGGCTATATTTCGATGGAATTTGCCCATCTCGCCGCCCGCGCCGGCTCCCAGGTGCACGTTTTGCATCAGGACGAACGCCCGTTGGCCCCGTTCGATCCCAATCTGGTGGATCTGCTCATCGAAGCGACGCGGGAACTGGGTGCTCTGTGTTTGTGCCACCGGGTCAAGGCGATCGAGAAAACCGCCCGGGGTCTGCTGGTGCACACCGACGGTGACGGCGGCCCCTACGAGGCGGACCTGGTCGTGCACGGCGCCAGCCGCTCCCCTAATATCGAAGCGCTCAATCTCGACCGGGCGGGTGTGGAAGCAGGCAAAAAAGGAATCACCGTCAATGCCCATCTACAGAGCGTCTCCAACCCGGCGGTGTACGCAGCCGGAGATGTAGCCGACGCCCCCGGTCCGCAGTTGACCCCGGTGGCCAGCCTGCACGCCGAGACGGTTGCCGAGAACCTGCTGGAGGGCAACACCCGCTCCCTCGAACCAGCGGTCTTTGCCAGCGCAGTGTTCACAGCGCCTGCCCTGGCGGGGGTGGGCTTGCTGGAGGAGCAGGCCCAGGCGCAGGGGCTTCACTACCGCGTACTGCAGGCCGACCACCGCGATCGGCTCCCCGTCCGCTCCCTGGCCGCTCCCTACGCAGCCCACAAAATCCTGGTCGAGGAGCCGGGCGGGCGTATTTTGGGGGCCCATCTGCTCGGTCCCTTCGCCACCGAGATCATCAATGTCTTCGCCCTGGCCATCCAGGCGCAAGTCGACATCGACCAACTGCGGGCCACCCACTTTGCCTACCCGACCGGCAGCTCCGAGATTTTTGCGATGCTCTCAAAAGGCTGAACCGGACCACTGTCGCAACTCAATCCGACTGCAGAGCGCCTGCCGACCCCTGAGAGCTCCCTCTGCAGCACACCCGTCAAGCGATAGGCCGCCACGGTCCACCACGCCATCCAAATTTTCTTAAACCAATAATAATATTGAATTTTTTCGATACTTGTCATAGCAAACATAGAAAAACTGTTCTGGCCGCTTCAACCGTGAGAACTTTCTCACAATGTGTCTAGCGCTACTTTTGCCGTGTATTCGGTGTTCCTGGCGACCTGGAAAAAATGTGGTTCGCTCCTATGCTCTGTTTTGTTCCATGTCCGTAGCTAGGAGTCTTCTATGAAATTTGGCTTACAATTGTTTAATCTGACGTTGCCTGTGGCCCTCGCACTCTCGTTGTCTTTGGCCCACCGGCCGCAGCCGGTCGGTGCCTTAGAAAACGCGGGTACGCCTTCTGAGGCACCCCAGGTTGTGTTCGAGGCAAACAAAGGCCAAAGCGCTCCCCAGGTCAAATTCCTCTCGCGCCACCGCGATTCGAGCTTATTCTTGACTGCCGCCGAAGCGGTGGTTGCCCTGCGTATCAATGAAAAGACCGGTGCGGCTTTGCGCCTGCGGTGGCTGGGGGCCAATCCCAATTTGCAGATGGTCGGTGTGCAGCCGCAGGCTGGGGTGAGCAACTACTACCTGGGCAGCGATCCGCAGCGCTGGCAGACGAACGTCGGTCATTACGCCAAAGTTCAGTACCGCTCGGTGTACCCGGGTATCGACATGGTCTGGTACGGCCAGAAGCGCGAGTTGGAGTATGACTTTGTCGTACAGCCCGGCGCCGACCTCCGTGCCATCCGCCTTGAGTTGCAGGGGGCTGAGCGCCTGGAACTCGACAAACAGGGAGATTTGTTGCTGCGCCTGCCCGGCGGCGCAACGCTCAAACAACCCCGGCCGCTGGTGTACCAACAGGTAAACGGCAAGCGCCGGGCTGTCGAGGGCCGCTATGTCCTTGCGGGTCGCCAAACAATCGGTTTTGTTGTGGGTCGCTACGACCGCACTCAACCGCTGGTGATCGACCCGGTGCTGCGCTACTCGACCTATCTCGGGGGTAGCGGCGAAGATCTAGGCGACGCCCTGGCTGTCGACCGCACCGGCAGCGTCTACGTGACCGGCGAGAGCTTCTCGGCGGATTTCCCGACCACGGCGGGCGCTTATCAGCTTTCCCCGGCGGGCGGCGGCGACGTGTTTGTGACCAAATTGAACGGCACCGGGAGTGCCCTGGTCTACTCCACGTTTATCGGCGGCAGCGCTTCGGAAGTCGGCGAGCGGGTCGTCGTCGACCGGCAGGGCAACGCCTACGTAGGCGGCACGACCGCTTCGCCCAATTTTCCGACCACCAATGGGGCTTATCAGACGGCTTCCGGCGGCGGTGAGGATGCTTTCATCGCCAAGCTCGACGCGAGCGGCGGAGCGCTGGTCTATTCCACCTACCTAGGTGGCAGCGCCGATGACGCCGGCGATGAAATTGCCCTGGATCGTGCGGGTAGCGTTTTGGTCGCCGGTGTCACCGCCTCGGGTGACTTTCCGGTGAGCGCCGGTGCCTTCCAGAGCACCCCCGGCGGTGGTGAAGACGCTTTTGTCGCCAAGTTGAACCCGGCAGGCAGCGCGCTTGTTTACTCCACTTTGCTGGGGGGCAGTGAAGACGACGTTGCCGACGCCATCGACCTCGATTCGGAAGGGAACGCTGTGGTGACCGGTGTTACGGCATCTCCCGACTTTCCGCTGAGCACCCGCGCCCTGCAGCGGCGGCTGCGCGGCGACACCGACGCCTTTGTCAGCAGATTCAATGCCGACGGCAGCGCCCTGGTCTTTTCGACCTACCTGGGCGGCAACGCCGATGAAGAAGGCGACGAAATCGGCGTAGATAGCGCAGGCAACGTCTACATCACCGGCATCACCAACTCCGCCAACTTCCCCACCACCCCCGGTAGCTACCAGGGAACCATCGGCGGTGGAGAGGACGCTTTTGTGGCTAAGCTGAACCCGGCGGGGACAGCCCTGGTGTACTCGACGTTCCTGGGCGGCAGCGCCGACGATGCGGGCGACGGCATCGCCGTGGACCAGGCCGGCAACGTCTACCTGACCGGCCAGACCTTCTCGGCGGATTTCCCGGTCACCGCGGATGCCTTCCAGCCGACCATCGGCGGCGGCGAGGACTCGTTTGTCACCAAGCTGAGCACCACCGGGGCGAGCTTGGTCTACTCGACCTTCCTGGGCGGTAGCGGCTCCGACAGCGCCGATGAAATCGTCGTCCAGGCGGGCAATGCCTTTGTGACCGGCTCGACCGATTCGCCCGACTTCCCCACCACCCCCAGGGCGTACCAGAAGGCACTGAGCGGCGGCAGCGACGCCTTTGTCGTCAAGATCACCGACCCGGCGCCCTAAGGGTCGATTCTTGAGCACGGGCGGGCGTCGGGGGTTGGCCCCCGGCGCCCGCTTTAACTATCCACCTTCTCCCGGCCGCATATTCCGCACTTTTTCTGCCCAATAGCAGGTGACATTGAAGGGAGAAAATCCTTGGTTTGCTCGCTTTTTTGTCACCCGCACTCCCGCCAAAAAAAGGGACATGCCAGGTTTGAGACCCAGCGACTTCAGCGACCGAAAATCTTGGCCTTGTTGCTGAATATATGCACTGATTTTCAAGCGCAAGCAGAAGCTAGCTTTCTGGCTGCGTAGCCAATTGGCTAACTTGACGCTGCAGAACTCCCGGTCGCCCAAAACGACGATATGGTAACCGGATAGCAAGGAAAAAATGGGCAATAGCAACAGTTTTTGGTCCTCAAGGTCACTGTTGCCAGTGTGGTCGAGCAAAGTCCAGTTGAGCGGCAGAGCATGGCGGTTCCAGATCAGGACCACCGTGAGAACGTTGTAGTGCCACCAGGGTCGTTGCCCCAACGACCCCCAAGTGGTACGATCGAGGGTAAGTTTGAGTGTGGAGCCAGCAGGAAAGTAGGTGTGCAGCAGATGCAGAACGATTGGGAACCAGGCGTCGAAAACGTTGAGAATGTCGAGGGTCAAAAAGCGTTGCACAGCGCGCTTGCGACTGTCAGCTTGAATTGGCAGGGGTAGAGCTTGAGAGAGTTTGCCGAGGCCGAGATGTTTGTGGGCCTGAAGTGTGTGGAGCAGGAGACAGAGAAAGATATACTGTCTCGGGCTGAGGAGTTGAGCGAAGAAGGTCTGGTAGAATGGCTCTCCTGACTTCAGTGTGAAGGGGAGCCTTTTCCCGTAAAGCAGGCCAGCAGACGCAGACGCAGGTTCTCAAAGTTTGTAAAGCCGTAACCTTGACGCTTAATCAACTTGATTCGATTGTTGATTCCCTCCATTACACCGCTACTCGAACGACTGATAAAATAGTTGCAGATCCCCTCGAAATGCTCACTAATCGTCTGCACCACCTTCCCATAGACCTTGCGAACTTTCAGCAGCCATGCTTCCAAGTTCCGCTGTCCTTCTTCCACTGTCTGACTCTCTTCATAAATTAACCGAAATTCTTCTTTGTATTCGTAGGCCTGACGCAAACGCTTGTCCCGCTGCAGAGCGGCCTCCAACTTCTCACTCTCCTCGACACTCAAGTCCTTGCCATTCTTCAGCAAACAGCACTGCTCCTTGCGTTTGCCAATGCCACACTGACGGGCAATCTTTTTGACCTCGGACACAACCATCCGCATCACGTGAAATCGGTCGTAGACAATCACGGCATTCGGAAACACTTGCTGCACAACCTTCGTAAATCCTCCCCACATGTCTATGCTCACTTCCTCGACCGCTTCACGCACCGAGGATGCTTGCCTTGACAGGTTTTCGATGATCTCCTTCTGTTTATGGCTGTCCACCACTTCCAGCAGTTCGCCCGTCTCAATATTGCTGACGACCGTCTTGAAATCGTGACCTCGCCGCATGCCGAACTCATCGATGCTTATGCGTACCACTGCGTCCCAGTCTTTTTTTTGACTGTGCCGCCACATGCTCAAATATGCCGCGCACTTCCTCCGGGCTGATCCCTTCTTCGCGGGCAATCTGTTCGAGGCTTGAGTGTTGTACCCGTTCATAAACATCCTGCTCAAAACGTCGAGTATGTCGCCGCCGCCAATCGACAAACTCCAATTGCTCGGTGGCGTAGCGTTGGCAATCTGGACAGTGAAATTGACGGCGGGGGATTTGTAGATGGACGGGTCGTTTGAGAATAGCCAAGTCGCGAATGATTACTTTTGGTGCTTGATGGACACGGTCAATGAACCGTCCACAACCAGGGCAACGCATGCCGTCACTGAGAGGGCGCAACTGCAACAGCCACCCCTTGTCGGTCTTGGAGTAGGATTCGACGTAGATGTTCGGTAGTTCGAGGAGTTCGGTGATTTCGAGGCCCATTGGCAGAATGTATAGCTGCACACATTCTACACACTCGTTTCAGGAGACCCGGTAGAATCTAGTCATCATTTTGTTGTTTGGTGGACTCAGGCACAGCTCCGAGTCCACTTTTTCTATGTAGCAATGCCTGTGATGCTTGTCCAGCACGGGTTTCGAGCTACTCTGTCACCCCTTGAACAAATCAACGGAAACAATAAACAAAAAAATGGGATTTTGTATCAAACAGCACATTACTCTAGTCCGCTCGCTGTGATATTGTTCTCAAGTTCAGTGTAAATCCGATTCCGGCTAAAAATCGGACAGTATCGGAGAGTTTAAATAACTACCTCGAGCAACAACTTGCAAAGCAAGGATGTTTGTTGTGGTTCTTATTCTTTCTGCGCAACCTCAGATTTGATGCATCCAGCGAGAAATCAAATTTAAACGAATCGAGGATTCAAACATGCCCATGTCATGGAAGTTCGGAGCTTTGCTGGCAGTTAATGCATATATTATCGCATGCTCTACATGCAACTTAGTATATGCCTCTCCTATCGAAAGAAGGCTTATTGAGTACAGATTGAAGGCATTCTCAGGTATTCCAAAATCTGCCGATCTTGAAGAATATGTTCGGGAATGGCAGCAAAAACTAAAGCTAAGTTACCCAGACGAATCAGCTGAAAGAGTAAGAGCAAAATTCATTTTTTCAAAACCCCTAAGCAACTCAGAATTAGTTAGATTTGCAGGCACGTATGGCCTGGAAATTTTGGAAGCTGAATTCAGTACATTTGATCCACAGCGTGAAAAAATATACGGCAGCGGATATTATAATTTGAGTGCTCGGTACGGTGAAAACCTACAAGCTAGGCTTGCCTACTTTGAAGAGCTGCACTTGAAGCGGCTGGCAAAACGCGATTCCAAAATCAGGAATTTGGAAGAAGAAAACTATTTACGCGGAAATGGTTTTGCATATTTTAGCGTTGTTGCTTATGCAAATGCTGGTGCAATTGTTGGTGCAGTGGACGCAGCAGAAGTCAGGTTTATCCCTTTTTCAAACCATGTGTCCGAAGCAGAGTACATCAAGTATTTGGAGATCCAGGATAATTTGAACCGGGATTCCGCAGGTAGGTAGAGCGGCTAAAGTATTTTGGTAGGATGAGCCAGCCTCCTCCTGAAATCCAGGTCCAGAACCTCGACCACCTCGGCATCGTGGCTGGAATCATCGACTCTATCGGCCTGGTCGAAGAGGTCAACCAGCTCCTGGGCACGCATCCGCAGGAGCATGTGAGCTGCGGACAGGTACTCAAGGGTCTCATCCTCAATGGACTCGGCTTCGTCTGTGCACCCCTGTACTTGTTCGAGCAATTCTTCGTTGGCAAGGCGACCGAGCACCTGATTGGACCAGGCGTGCAGCCGGAACACTTTAACGACGACCGGCTTGGCCGGGTGCTCGATAAGCTCTACGAGGAGGGTACCACCAAGGTCTTCGTCCATCTGGCACTCAAGGCCGCCAGGCAATTTGGCATCAAGACCGGCAGTGTGCATCTGGACTCGACATCGTTCCATGTGGACGGTGAGTACATCCCAAGGGGGCGATTGGCACCTCGGGCAGAAGACGAACCGCAGCCGATTGTCATCACCCACGGCTATAGCCGGGATCATCGCCCCGACCTCAAGCAATTCTTGTTGTCGATGATCACCAGTGGCGATGGGGACGTGCCCCTCTACCTGCGCGTGGGTAACGGCAACGAAGCGGACAAGGCTATCTTTGCGCAGATGATTCAGGATTTTCGCTCCCAGTGGGACGTGGATGCCCTGTTTGTCGTCGATTCAGCCCTTTACAGTGCCCAGAACTTGAGCGAGGTGCAAGCCATGCACTGGCTGAGCCGGGTACCCTCGACCCTTACGCAAGTGAAGCACCTGCTGGCGGCATTGAGCGATGAGCAGTTCGCGCCTGCCCAACCAGGCTACCGAGTCGCCGAGGTGGGTAGCACTTACGCCGAGATCCAACAGCGCTGGGTGGTAGTCGCAAGCGACGAGCGGCGCAAAAGCGACCTCGCGGCCCTGGACAAGAAACTCAATGAGCTCGATGGCAAGCTGGGCAAGGAACTGACGGCGCTGTGCAAGATGGCCTTTGCCTGTGAAGCGGATGCCCTGGAAGCGGCGGAGCGGTTCGCTTCTGGGTTGAAGTTCCATCTGCTCGGGGCAGTACGGGCCGTCGAGCAAGCCCGGCATGACCAAGCCGGGCGACCGGCGCGGGGCAGCAAACCTGCGAAGACGGGCGTGTGGCTGCTCTCGGCACAACTGGTGCGCAATGCGACAGCTATCGAGGTGGAGCAG
Protein-coding sequences here:
- a CDS encoding dihydrolipoyl dehydrogenase family protein, with the translated sequence MQKHYDLVVLGTGVAGSSVAKRCREAGWKVAIVDSRPFGGTCALRGCTPKKMLVQAGELLDRWRRLEGKGLRAEEARIDWPELMRFKRSLIEPLPAAREAEYAEAGIESYHGAARFVGTSALEVEGAHLQGKKVLIATGARPATLGIAGEEHLASSDDFLELGTLPRRIVFVGGGYISMEFAHLAARAGSQVHVLHQDERPLAPFDPNLVDLLIEATRELGALCLCHRVKAIEKTARGLLVHTDGDGGPYEADLVVHGASRSPNIEALNLDRAGVEAGKKGITVNAHLQSVSNPAVYAAGDVADAPGPQLTPVASLHAETVAENLLEGNTRSLEPAVFASAVFTAPALAGVGLLEEQAQAQGLHYRVLQADHRDRLPVRSLAAPYAAHKILVEEPGGRILGAHLLGPFATEIINVFALAIQAQVDIDQLRATHFAYPTGSSEIFAMLSKG
- a CDS encoding SBBP repeat-containing protein: MKFGLQLFNLTLPVALALSLSLAHRPQPVGALENAGTPSEAPQVVFEANKGQSAPQVKFLSRHRDSSLFLTAAEAVVALRINEKTGAALRLRWLGANPNLQMVGVQPQAGVSNYYLGSDPQRWQTNVGHYAKVQYRSVYPGIDMVWYGQKRELEYDFVVQPGADLRAIRLELQGAERLELDKQGDLLLRLPGGATLKQPRPLVYQQVNGKRRAVEGRYVLAGRQTIGFVVGRYDRTQPLVIDPVLRYSTYLGGSGEDLGDALAVDRTGSVYVTGESFSADFPTTAGAYQLSPAGGGDVFVTKLNGTGSALVYSTFIGGSASEVGERVVVDRQGNAYVGGTTASPNFPTTNGAYQTASGGGEDAFIAKLDASGGALVYSTYLGGSADDAGDEIALDRAGSVLVAGVTASGDFPVSAGAFQSTPGGGEDAFVAKLNPAGSALVYSTLLGGSEDDVADAIDLDSEGNAVVTGVTASPDFPLSTRALQRRLRGDTDAFVSRFNADGSALVFSTYLGGNADEEGDEIGVDSAGNVYITGITNSANFPTTPGSYQGTIGGGEDAFVAKLNPAGTALVYSTFLGGSADDAGDGIAVDQAGNVYLTGQTFSADFPVTADAFQPTIGGGEDSFVTKLSTTGASLVYSTFLGGSGSDSADEIVVQAGNAFVTGSTDSPDFPTTPRAYQKALSGGSDAFVVKITDPAP
- a CDS encoding transposase, with translation MTLDILNVFDAWFPIVLHLLHTYFPAGSTLKLTLDRTTWGSLGQRPWWHYNVLTVVLIWNRHALPLNWTLLDHTGNSDLEDQKLLLLPIFSLLSGYHIVVLGDREFCSVKLANWLRSQKASFCLRLKISAYIQQQGQDFRSLKSLGLKPGMSLFLAGVRVTKKRANQGFSPFNVTCYWAEKVRNMRPGEGG
- a CDS encoding ISL3 family transposase, with protein sequence MWRHSQKKDWDAVVRISIDEFGMRRGHDFKTVVSNIETGELLEVVDSHKQKEIIENLSRQASSVREAVEEVSIDMWGGFTKVVQQVFPNAVIVYDRFHVMRMVVSEVKKIARQCGIGKRKEQCCLLKNGKDLSVEESEKLEAALQRDKRLRQAYEYKEEFRLIYEESQTVEEGQRNLEAWLLKVRKVYGKVVQTISEHFEGICNYFISRSSSGVMEGINNRIKLIKRQGYGFTNFENLRLRLLACFTGKGSPSH
- a CDS encoding helix-turn-helix domain-containing protein; translation: MGLEITELLELPNIYVESYSKTDKGWLLQLRPLSDGMRCPGCGRFIDRVHQAPKVIIRDLAILKRPVHLQIPRRQFHCPDCQRYATEQLEFVDWRRRHTRRFEQDVYERVQHSSLEQIAREEGISPEEVRGIFEHVAAQSKKRLGRSGTHKHR
- a CDS encoding IS1634 family transposase gives rise to the protein MSQPPPEIQVQNLDHLGIVAGIIDSIGLVEEVNQLLGTHPQEHVSCGQVLKGLILNGLGFVCAPLYLFEQFFVGKATEHLIGPGVQPEHFNDDRLGRVLDKLYEEGTTKVFVHLALKAARQFGIKTGSVHLDSTSFHVDGEYIPRGRLAPRAEDEPQPIVITHGYSRDHRPDLKQFLLSMITSGDGDVPLYLRVGNGNEADKAIFAQMIQDFRSQWDVDALFVVDSALYSAQNLSEVQAMHWLSRVPSTLTQVKHLLAALSDEQFAPAQPGYRVAEVGSTYAEIQQRWVVVASDERRKSDLAALDKKLNELDGKLGKELTALCKMAFACEADALEAAERFASGLKFHLLGAVRAVEQARHDQAGRPARGSKPAKTGVWLLSAQLVRNATAIEVEQHSAGKFVLATNVLDEQELSTAEVLSEYKAQQSVERGFRFLKDPLFFTSSVFLKSPERVEALAMVMGLCLLVYSLGQRQLRLALSAAQLTVKSQTKKPTATPTLRWIFQVFQAVHLLEVSGVKQVSNLSEERRRIVKCLGPTCGQYYLMG